Part of the Bacteriovorax stolpii genome, CTGGAGCTGACGGGAAAATGAATTTTGCTTCGTCTCCTGAATCGCGTGCGATCACTGTTGGAAACGGGAAATTCTCTATCAGCCTTGAAGGCGAAGTTTTTAACGGTGCCAACAAAGTTGCTGACATTGCCGTGACGGAATTCAATGACGTTCATGCACTTAAAAAAGAAGGAAATTCTCTTTTTATCAATCCAGATCAACAAAACGTTAAAGTTGGCGATCTAAAGACCAGCATTCACCAGGGATTTGTTGAACAATCCAACGTTAATGCCGTGTCTGAAATGTCTAACTTGATCAACGCCAACCGCAACTTTGAATCAATCCAGAGAGTGATTAAGACCTACGACAACATGAGTTCAAAAGCAGTTAATGAGATATCAAAATTTTAATGGGGTGTGAGCTTTGAAAAAGAAAATGAGTAAATTATTTTTGATGATGTTAAGTTTGGCGACCATGTCTGAAGCGCAGGCAATGCTTAAGGCCTTGCATACTGCTGCCTCGGGAATGAGCGCACAGGAAACAAACGTCAACACAATTTCAAACAACATCGCCAACGTCAACACGACAGGTTTTAAAAGAGGCCGTACGGAAATTGACGATCTAACCTATGAAACCATCCAGGAAGCTGGAGCGAGATCATCTTCATCGACAAATTACAACGTAGGAACTCAAGTTGGTTCTGGAGCGAGAGTTTCAGCGGTAAGAAAAGAGTTCACTAACGGATCTCCTCAAATCACTAACAACCCATTTGACTTAATGATCAACGGAGATGGATTCTTCGGGGTTATCATGCCAAACGGAGAATTAAAGTTTACTCGCGACGGATCGTTTAATGTCGACGCTCAAGGAACAATGGTGACCAAACAAGGATACAAAATTTATCCAGGTTTTAGTTTCCCACCGAACACTTCAAGTGTTTCGATTTCTGAAGATGGAAAAATGCAGGCCTTCACTAAAGGTGGAGCTGAACCAACAGAAGTCGGACAAGTGCCAATCTTTACTTTTGTTAACCCGGTTGGACTTAAGTCGACAGGGATGAACCTTTATCAAATCTCTCTTTCAAGCGGGCAGCCTGTGCAAGGGATTGCGGGAATGGATAACGCCGGATCAATCATGCAAGGGGCGATTGAAACATCTAACGTAAGCCCGATGACTGAAATGACTGATCTTATCCGCGCACAACGTGCTTACGAAATGAACTCGAAAGTTATGGGTGTAGCTGATCAGATGATGCAAACGATTAACAACATCAGATAAGAGATTTTAATGAAATATTTGGTCCTTTTATTCACATTCTCGACTTTTGCAGTAAGTGCCTCAGAGTGCCAGATCGAGCTTTTCTCTAAAGTGTACCGCCTGCAAAAAGATCAGCCTTTAGTTTCTCGCGATATCGTTCGCGACTCTAACTGCTCTCCTGAGATTACGAATAAACTAGGTTCAATTATTTCCAACTCTGAAGGAACTGTTGGAACTGATTTCTTAAGATCTGAGCTGCAAAAAGAATTCTCTGATGTCTCTGTGACTTTCGTTAATAAAAAACTCTCTCTTTTAGATTTCAACTCTGCTATCAGAGACCAACTTCTTCCAGAAAGCAATCTTCACTTCACTCAAGCAAGAAGCCTCAATGGCTTAAGCTCATTGGGATTAGTTGAAGGTGAACAAATGCGCGCTGTGTGCGATGCTTGCCAGAGTTTCGGGGAAAAAAACATCAAGATCGATATCGCTAACGTTGTAGCTAATTCTACAAGAACTCTTTGGTTTGCTTCAAAAATCATGGCAAAAGTAAAAGTGGTTAAGGCCAAACGCAACCTAAGCTTTCAGCAAAAGAACTTAGAGCCGGAAGATTTCTACTTCGATGAAGTTTTAACAATGACTCCAGATAATGCTTTGACAACTCTGGACAACATCCGTTTTTACAAATCAAACAAGACCATTCTTCAAAATGCAGTTGTTTCTAACTTAGACCTGCAAGCAGTAAACCTGGTTAATTACGGAACACCTGTAAACGTAACATTGGTAAGCAGTAGCATCGCCCTTCAAAAGATGGCCATGCCGGTTCGCTCAGCCCGTTTCGGTGAAACAATCGAACTTAAAGGACCAAATAATAAGAACATTGCTGGAAAAGTTGTGGACTATAACAAAGTGGTGATTGAACTATGAAAATGAGAAATGCGATTCTTTTATCTTCTTTAACTCTGTTTGCTTCATGCTCGTCTTTTATGGATGGTATGTACCGCGATCTTGACCGCCAGGAGCGCGTTTACGCTGACGAAGAAGAACAAAATCAACCGTACCCTGATCAGTTCGATCAATACAGAAAAAATACAAAGAGAAGAACATCTTCTGTTTATAACAAGCCTGGAAGAAACCGTGGAGACACAGTTTCAACGGGAAGTCAAAGAATACTTAACCCAGAAGTCAAACGCCAGTATCAAGACGAGCGCGTAGCTC contains:
- the flgG gene encoding flagellar basal-body rod protein FlgG, producing MSKLFLMMLSLATMSEAQAMLKALHTAASGMSAQETNVNTISNNIANVNTTGFKRGRTEIDDLTYETIQEAGARSSSSTNYNVGTQVGSGARVSAVRKEFTNGSPQITNNPFDLMINGDGFFGVIMPNGELKFTRDGSFNVDAQGTMVTKQGYKIYPGFSFPPNTSSVSISEDGKMQAFTKGGAEPTEVGQVPIFTFVNPVGLKSTGMNLYQISLSSGQPVQGIAGMDNAGSIMQGAIETSNVSPMTEMTDLIRAQRAYEMNSKVMGVADQMMQTINNIR
- a CDS encoding flagella basal body P-ring formation protein FlgA, giving the protein MKYLVLLFTFSTFAVSASECQIELFSKVYRLQKDQPLVSRDIVRDSNCSPEITNKLGSIISNSEGTVGTDFLRSELQKEFSDVSVTFVNKKLSLLDFNSAIRDQLLPESNLHFTQARSLNGLSSLGLVEGEQMRAVCDACQSFGEKNIKIDIANVVANSTRTLWFASKIMAKVKVVKAKRNLSFQQKNLEPEDFYFDEVLTMTPDNALTTLDNIRFYKSNKTILQNAVVSNLDLQAVNLVNYGTPVNVTLVSSSIALQKMAMPVRSARFGETIELKGPNNKNIAGKVVDYNKVVIEL